A single genomic interval of Cucumis sativus cultivar 9930 chromosome 5, Cucumber_9930_V3, whole genome shotgun sequence harbors:
- the LOC101220645 gene encoding LOW QUALITY PROTEIN: glutamate--glyoxylate aminotransferase 2 (The sequence of the model RefSeq protein was modified relative to this genomic sequence to represent the inferred CDS: inserted 2 bases in 1 codon), giving the protein MSQKALDYESINENVKKAQYAVRGELYLRASELQKEGKKIIFTNVGNPHALGQKPLTFPRQVVALCQAPFLLEDPNVGLIFPADAIERAKSYLSLIPGGLGAYSDSRGIPAIRKEVADFIGRRDGSPSDPELIYLTDGASKGVMQILNTIIRGEGDGILVPVPQYPLYSATIALFGGSLVPYYLEETANWGLDINDLRQSVVQARSKGINVRAMVIINPGNPTGQCLSEANLREILNFCFQENLVLLGDEVYQQNVYQDERPFISSRKVLLDMGPPISNELQLISFHTVSKGYWGECGQRGGYFEMTNIPPRTVDEIYKVASISLSPNVPAQIFMGLMVNPPKPGDISYDQYISESKGILESLRRRARIMTDGFNSCKNVVCNFTEGAMYSFPQIQLPPRAIEAAKQLGKVPDVLYCLKLLEATGISTVPGSGFGQKEGVFHLRTTILPAEEDMPEIMTSFKKFNDAFMEEYXGHSGYSRM; this is encoded by the exons ATGTCACAGAAGGCACTAGACTATGAGtcaattaatgaaaatgtgaaaaaggCTCAGTATGCTGTTAGAGGAGAACTATATCTTCGAGCTTCTGAGCTtcaaaaagaagggaaaaag ATTATTTTCACAAATGTTGGGAATCCTCATGCTCTTGGACAGAAGCCATTGACTTTTCCGCGTCAG GTTGTTGCTCTTTGCCAAGCTCCCTTTTTGTTGGAAGATCCTAATGTAGGATTAATATTTCCTGCTGATGCTATTGAACGAGCCAAAAGTTACCTTTCCTTGATTCCGGGAGGTCTAG GTGCTTACAGCGATTCCCGAGGAATACCTGCAATTAGGAAGGAAGTAGCAGATTTTATAGGAAGGCGTGATGGCTCTCCAAG TGATCCAGAACTCATATACCTCACCGATGGTGCTAGTAAAGGTGTAATGCAGATATTGAACACTATTATCCGTGGTGAAGGGGATGGG ATTTTGGTCCCGGTTCCACAATACCCTCTTTACTCAGCTACTATTGCACTCTTTGGGGGCTCTCTTGTTCCATACTACCTAGAAGAGACTGCAAATTGGGGTCTTGACATTAACGATCTTCGCCAGTCAGTTGTGCAGGCTCGCTCCAAAGGAATTAAT GTAAGAGCTATGGTGATTATAAATCCTGGCAACCCCACTGGCCAATGCCTTAGTGAAGCAAATCTGAGAGAGATTCTGAACTTCTGTTTCCAAGAGAATTTGGTCTTACTCGGAGATGAGGTGTATCAGCAAAATGTATACCAAGACGAACGCCCTTTCATTAGTTCTAGAAAG GTATTACTAGATATGGGTCCACCTATTAGCAATGAGCTGCAGCTTATTTCTTTTCACACCGTGTCAAAAGGATATTGGGGAGAATGTGGACAACGTGGGGGATACTTTGAGATGACCAACATTCCTCCAAGG ACGGttgatgaaatatataaagttgCTTCTATATCACTCAGCCCAAACGTTCCTGCCCAGATATTT ATGGGTTTGATGGTCAATCCTCCCAAGCCTGGTGATATTTCATATGATCAGTATATTAGCGAAAG CAAGGGGATCCTTGAATCACTAAGGAGAAGAGCAAGAATAATGACTGATGGATTTAACAGCTGCAAAAATGTAGTCTGCAATTTCACTGAAG GTGCCATGTATTCGTTCCCACAAATACAACTCCCGCCGAGAGCAATCGAGGCTGCCAAACAGTTAGGAAAAGTGCCTGATGTTTTATACTGCCTCAAGCTCTTAGAAGCCACTGGAATCTCCACTGTTCCAGGCTCAGGATTTGGGCAGAAAGAAGG GGTGTTCCATTTGAGGACAACAATCTTACCAGCTGAGGAAGACATGCCTGAAATCATGACAAGTTTCAAGAAGTTCAATGATGCATTCATGGAGGAATA GGGGCATAGTGGTTATTCAAGAATGTGA